The window ACTACTTGTTAGGGAGGAAGTTTTTGGTTAGGACAGATCAAAAAAGTCTCAAATTTCTGTTGGAGCAGCGAGAGATCAATTTGGAGTACCAGCGGTGGTTGACAAAGCTTTTGGGGTTCGACTTTGACATTCATTACAAACCTGGGTTGGAAAACAAAGCCGTTGATGCCTTATCACGGAAAGAGGTCTTGCTGGAGCTGTTTGCTCTCTCAGTTCCCGCAGCCATACAACTAGAAGAAATCTGTGCGGAGATCGATAAGGATCTTGAGCTCCAGAACATCATCAGTGATCTTCGAGCAGGTGGGGAATCCTACCCTGATTACTCTCTGGTTCAGGGGAGACTGTTACGACAAGGGAAGCTGGTGATATCTAAGTCTTCGGCTCTTACTGGACTGATCATGAGAGAATTCCATGATGGGAAGCTTGGCGGACATGGTGGAGTGTTGAAAACACAAAAGCGGATAGGAGAGTTGTTTTTCTGGGAGGGTATGATGACTGACATAAGGAAACATGTAGCGGCTTGTCAGTTGTGTCAGCGCTACAAGTACTCTACCTTGGCTCCGAATGGGCTTCTTCAGCCTCTACCAATCCCTGAGAAGGTATGGGAAGACATATCCATGGACTTTATAGAGGGGTTGCCTAAGTAAAGGGGCAACAACGCCATACTGGTGGTGGTGGATCGGTTATCTAAGTATGCTCATTTCCTGTTGATTAAGCATCCATTCACTGCGACAGACGTGGCTAACTTGTTCATCCAAGAGGTCCTGCGGTTACATGGTTTCCCTAAGTCCATTGTGTCGGATCGGGACAAGGTCTTCACCAGCCAGTTCTGGAAGGAATTGTTTCGCTTGGCAGGAACTAACTTGTGCTTCAGTACCGCTTATCACCCTCAATCGGATGGGCAAACTGAGGTCACAAACAGAGGGTTGGAAACCTACTTACGCTGTTTTGCAGGAGAACAACCTCGGACCTGGGCGAAATTCCTGTCTTGGGCGGAGCTCTACTACAACTCCTCTTACCACTCAACCATTAAGATGACTCCGTTCCAGGCGGTGTATGGAAGAGAACCACCAACCTTGGTCAGATATGAGAACGGATCCACCTCCAATGCTGACCTGGAATCGCAGCTGCTGGAGTGTGATGCAGTGTTGAGTCTGATCAAGGAACACCTTCATAAAGCTCAACAACGCATGAAGAAGAGAGCAGATGAGCATCACACAGAGGTCGACTTCGAGGTAGGGGACCAAGTCTATCTCAAGATGCGTCCTTTCCGCCGTCGTTCACTGGCTAGAAGGATCAATGAGAAGCTGGCTGCACGGTTTTATGGCCCCTATCGGGTGGAGGCAAGAGTGGGGAAAGTAGCATATCGCCTGAAACTGCCGGAGGAAGCAAAAATACACCCAACCTTTCATGTTTCCCAACTCAAGAAGGCTATCGGGGATCAGGTGGTTGCTACAACCGTGCCAGTCCAGTTAACTGAGGATGGGGTGCTAGAGGCTGAACCCGAAGCAGTGCTGGATCATCGTAAGAACCCTGTTTCAGGGCAGGCTGAGGTTCTGATCAAATGGAGGGGGTTACCAGATTATGAGTGCTCGTGGGAATGGGTCAGTTCGATGAAAGGACAGTTTCCAGGATTtgaccttgaggacaaggtgaATTTCAAAGGGGGCGGTAATGATACGTTTGAGACTACACATCCTCCCATACTCTACCAGTaccgaaggaagaagaagcaaagcccAAGTGGCTAGTAGTCCATCACAATGGATCCAGTAGCTCCAAGAAGATGTAGTGGGCCTTGAACAGAGAGTTTATCTAAAGTAAAGAATAAGAGTCACTATCTTTCTGCAGAAGGCTGTAACGGATCTTTTGTGTGGGGACAAGGGGCTCAAGAGTAGTACTTATGTAATAGGTGGGTGAGGGTTGTTGGGAACGATCTTTTGGGTGAAACATTGTAAGGGGGAGGGAAGAGACTCCATCAAACATTTCTCTTGGTTGTAACCGTTGTCTTTTATCAAAGAGTAGTTCTTATCATTGTCGTTTGTTCTGTTCTAAGGTTTTACAAATACAAAACGTATCAACTAATCGGACTACTCTGATACCATTTGTTACACTTAAATACCACTTTAGTCCATATTGGACCTTATACCAAGCTAATAAAACCCAAAGATAGAACCCATCACAAAAGTTAGCTTATGAGTGGGGGGACCAGTGGTGCTTTATATGGCATTGATTATTCCTATATCCCACCGATGTGGGATGTGTATCAATGGTTATCCATTTTTCTGTATTTAGCTGATGGTGAAAAGTTGAAGGAAGATGAAAATATTTACGTGCAAGCAGTTGTGAAAGTTGAAGACCCACGTGGATCCAATCACTTGATATACAATCGTATGTTAGAACACGACTTACTTTATATTATTTCCTAGCTAACGAGATATATTTGGTGTTTGTGATTCTCGATTAACTTTACATATTCTATTTTGTTGTAGTTAACTGGTGGTTTTATAGACCAGGCCAAGGTTATGGTTGGAATCGCTTCGTGTCTATAGCTGAACTTCGAAAGTGTTACTTGGGCAAGAAAGACACTTTGAATGTTGAGATCGAATTTAAAGTTGTTTCTGCGACCAAATATTCTGCCTTTACCTGAGTTATCctttaaaaaaagatatttctgTGTTCCAAacgcttttaattttttttttatctttataataTTCAGATTTTGTTCTACATATGGTTCTAATTATTAGCCAAGTTGTCTAAAATTATTTgggtttagttcggtttggttACTTGGTTACCTAAATTTTCAACTGTCGTTAACCAGACTACTTTTGCCTCAACTCAACCCAACGCTAGTCAAGCAACTGCACAATAGATATCTTCTTAAGAACGTTCCTAAGCtgaaatcttattatataaccTGAGTGGTATAGAAATTTCTATACTGAACCAAACccaaataatattaaaaaattttacattGGTCCAACGGTCGGCGATATGACTTCAAAGGTGGACTTGTCTGAAAAGATTTGAAGACCTGTTCAGAAACGAAAATGTACTTGCAAatgtaaacacataaaatagtAGTTTGGCCGCAGAGACTAGTCGTGCATCTTCATGTGATTTACAGTTACCAACATTTAAGATGTAATcgaaaatttataaattgagTACGAATaactaattttacatttttattaggAATGACATACATACAACCATACGGCTACAGGCGGACGCAGCAGAAGACCGAACACATGGGTAATAAAAGTTTAACGGATGATCGAAGAttgaaaaaatagagagagagagagaggagagaactCATGACAACATTTCTAAATTTGAGCTCTTTCCTTCAACGACCAGAGAGACTAATCTGTTCACAGTTTTTGTCAAGAGACTCTTTAACAGCATCAACCACTAGTTGTGTCTTTCGGCTAATACTAGGCCAGTACCCATCAGGCTTTGCACCATTGTTCTTGATTTCTCCAACCAATCGGGCAAACTCTCTCACCATACATGCCTCCTGTGGAAGCTCTGTCTTAACCGTGTGCTCACTAGGGGGACTAACCCACGCAGTCACAAGATCATTAAACCAAGCTTTAGTGCTCGTGGTGAACGACGCCTCTGTCTCCTTATACGGGATAATGAAGTCATGAACACGAAGTGTGCCATTCGTTCCAATAGCAGTTATCTCCATTGTCAGGTTTTCCAAAAAGGAACAGTATATGGTTGCCGTTCGCCCATCCTCCCATGTCAGAGATGCTCCACAGGAAAGAATCACTCCTGCCTCGTTTAGCACAGCACCGGGAAAAGCCGTGACAGTGTTCGGTAGATCAAAGTTGTTGGCTAAAAGGGCTGCTCGGATCGCGTACCATCCAGCATCTCCTAGCGCACCAAGCCCGTCAAGACCCGGTTTCACACGGATATCGTTTTTGAGGAAATCTTCATCTCCAGCAAATGAGAAACAACTCTGAACCTACAGACTCAAACATCAAGTAGAAATAAGACTTTCAAGAAActtcaagaaactaaaaaaagaaccaaactaATTATGTTGTTTACTATATAAACATACACAAAGCCAGATCAAACCTAGAGACTGCATATATCTACTCTATAAAGCTACTCTAAGAGAACCAAAGATATTGACTTTAAAGAAACCCATAAAAATTCAATCAATTCCAATCCAATTTCAAcatcacaacaaaaacataaacaagccAGATCAAACCTAAAGACTGAGGACATCTTCTACTCTATAAGCCTAATCTGAGAGAGCCAAAGCTATCAACTTTAAAGAAACCCACAAAACTCCAATCCAATTTCAACATCACAAACATTTCGAATTTactgaaaaaatcaaagagtTAGCTTACAGTTTTAAGCTGACCAAAACGTTCTGAATCAGACAAAAACTCCTTAAGCTTAGCAGTTCTAGGATTATGAACCCACATAGTACCATCCATAATCTGAACACCATTGGCTTCACAAGCAGCAACGATCTTATCAAACTCAGCTACGTTCATAGCAACAGGCTTCTCCAAGAGTATATGTTTCCCTTTCTCGGCAGCTCGTATAGCCCACTCAACGTGGAGACTAGTGGGGAGAGGAACGTAGAGAGCATCGACCTCTGGATCTTTGAGAACCGATTCGTAAGAGCCGTGGATCTTGGTTGATTCAGGGTAGTTGTTGGCGGTGGCGAAAGATTTGGCCTTTTCTAAAGAACGGCTTGCTACGGCGGCGATTGTGGCGTTGGGAGCGAGGTGGATGGCTCGGGAGACTTTTCTAGCGATTTCGGCGCAACCCATTACTCCGATTCGGATTTGAGTGGTGGTGGCCATTGTTGTGGATGGATTTTTCCGGTTAAAGGATGAGGGAGAGTGAGTGAGTGATGAtaggagaaaagagagaagaaaatataaaaacaggTGAAGTTGTTACGATTACAAGAGAAGAGACATTTTTAAAGAATCATAATAATTGGTGGcccaagaaaaaacaaaaacattaaaagtcTAAATTTGGTATAATTAAGCGCATCCATCCATAATCTCTACTTTCTAGTTTCTTCTACTCTCTCTACCAAGTTTCTCAACAAAtaataaacattaaataatatgctaattgttttaaaaagtgaGAAAATCCCATATTTTATGGTTTAGAGATTTTAAACCTATAGTTTTTAAAGcttaacattaattttttggATTCAAGTTTAGTTTTATGATTTAGAGTatagatttttgaaatttataattttttttttctaaaacaaaaatttataatttaaatatatattatttacgaAAAATATATACGAAAGAGTAAGTAAACTACTGTTACTTACCATTGTTGTCATTCTCATCAAATCCGAGTTTGAATTCCCtctaaaaagaaacatatatagcCAGAAAAAATAGAAAGGTTAGTAGGTACTCCTAGACACAGTTTCCGAGATGGCTAAAAGAAGACATTATTTCAAATCAAGATGAATTTCACCTACCAAAACACTCCTAAAACAGGAAATTGCTTTGTACCTGGTGGACAAAGAGATGTTGTTTCAACTCTTCCAACATATCTGTTGAGTTTTTATGTTCCTTCGTTCTTCAAATGTCATCTTTACCTCCTATTATAGGCCTTCTTTTCTACTCCGTATTGGCAAGCTTTTCACACGCAGTCTTCTTTACATATTCTCTCTGCAATTCTGGTACATTTTTGCTCTTAGTGCTTTT is drawn from Camelina sativa cultivar DH55 chromosome 8, Cs, whole genome shotgun sequence and contains these coding sequences:
- the LOC104707258 gene encoding uncharacterized oxidoreductase At4g09670-like, yielding MATTTQIRIGVMGCAEIARKVSRAIHLAPNATIAAVASRSLEKAKSFATANNYPESTKIHGSYESVLKDPEVDALYVPLPTSLHVEWAIRAAEKGKHILLEKPVAMNVAEFDKIVAACEANGVQIMDGTMWVHNPRTAKLKEFLSDSERFGQLKTVQSCFSFAGDEDFLKNDIRVKPGLDGLGALGDAGWYAIRAALLANNFDLPNTVTAFPGAVLNEAGVILSCGASLTWEDGRTATIYCSFLENLTMEITAIGTNGTLRVHDFIIPYKETEASFTTSTKAWFNDLVTAWVSPPSEHTVKTELPQEACMVREFARLVGEIKNNGAKPDGYWPSISRKTQLVVDAVKESLDKNCEQISLSGR